AAAATTATTGGAGTAACCGGATAGCCCCAGGTTTTAAATGGGCGCGGTAAATCGGGTTGTTTAGCCCGCAACACAAAAACTCCAATAACAGTAAGGGTTGTAAATAATGTAAGCGTGAAACCAAGGTAAGTTAAAACAAAATCAAAGGTTGATGTAAAAATAAAAACCAGTGCAATTATGGATTGTGTGATGATAGCAATTACTGGAATATTTTTTTTATTTTTTCTTGCGAAGAATTTTAATGAAGAAATATCTTCACCAATAACCATAGTAACACGTGGTCCGGCAAATACCATTGATGAAATTGTTGAAATAAGCAGAATAGAGATTATCATCGACATGATGTTTCCACCGGTAATGCCAAAAATATTTGTAGCCGATAACGAACCTATTTCAATAACCGGATTTCCTTGTGCATCCTGCATTCCAGAAATGGGTACTGTATAAAGGAAAATAAAATTCAGTAGAACATAAAGCAGCATTACTACTATAGTTCCTGTAATTATTGAACGTGGAAGATTTCGTTGTGGTTTGTCGATTTCACTAGCAATATAAGCCGATGCATTCCATCCTGAATAGGCATATGAAACATAAATAAGTGAAATAGCAAAAGGCATGCTTATGATTTCGCTGAATGAATTAGCGGCAGGAGCAATACTTATATTTTCATGTGAACCCAAAACAAAACCGCAGGCAATAAAAACAAAAATCAAAAGTACTTTAAGCGAAGTAACAACATTTTGAAAGCGGCTTCCTACCATAAGGTTTGTTGAATGAACAATGGTAATTAAAACAACAACTATAGCACCAACCCAAACTTTATCGCATTCAGGAAATACTGTGCAAAAATATCCGCCCAATGCCATTGCTGCAAGTGCTATAGGCGCAGCGAACCCTACAAATACAGAAACAAACCCGGATAGAAATCCCAAAACGGGATGATAAATTTTTGAAAGATAAGTGTACTCACCACCTGAACGGGGGATAGCTGAACCTAGCTCGCTATAGCTGAATGCTCCACATAATGCCATGATTCCC
This DNA window, taken from Bacteroidales bacterium, encodes the following:
- a CDS encoding amino acid permease encodes the protein MKSNSSILKIGVVTATAIVIANMVGTGVFTSLGFQVLGVKSIFSLLMLWVIGGIMALCGAFSYSELGSAIPRSGGEYTYLSKIYHPVLGFLSGFVSVFVGFAAPIALAAMALGGYFCTVFPECDKVWVGAIVVVLITIVHSTNLMVGSRFQNVVTSLKVLLIFVFIACGFVLGSHENISIAPAANSFSEIISMPFAISLIYVSYAYSGWNASAYIASEIDKPQRNLPRSIITGTIVVMLLYVLLNFIFLYTVPISGMQDAQGNPVIEIGSLSATNIFGITGGNIMSMIISILLISTISSMVFAGPRVTMVIGEDISSLKFFARKNKKNIPVIAIITQSIIALVFIFTSTFDFVLTYLGFTLTLFTTLTVIGVFVLRAKQPDLPRPFKTWGYPVTPIIFIGLNFWILYFTVSGKPEVALAGLITISAGLIFYFISKYFSKTNKTETV